Proteins encoded within one genomic window of Micromonospora halotolerans:
- a CDS encoding SDR family oxidoreductase, with amino-acid sequence MRCLVTGATGYIGGRLAPRLLADGHTVRCLARKAGRLRDVPWVSRAEIAEGDLRRPETLPAAFEGVDVAYYLVHSLGQRGFEAADREAAINFATAARAAGVRRIVYLGGPEPAADEKVPSPHLRSRAEVGRILLDSGVPTAVLRAAVIIGSGSASFEMLRHLTERLPAMVTPRWVRNRIQPIAVRDVLRYLAGCADLPPDVNRGFDIGGPEVLTFEQMMQRYARVARLRRRVILRVRPLTPSLSSHWVGWVTPVPNAIARPLVESLVHEAVAHEHDIARYVPDPPGGLTGFDEAVALALAKVRDGRVETRWSTASGPDAPAEPLPSDPQWSGGTAYTDVRERAVGAPAAALWRVVEGVGGEHGWYSFPLAWSVRGWLDRLIGGVGLRRGRRDPHHLQVGEALDFWRVEEIVPGELLRLRAEMRLPGRAWLEMRVEPAGDGRSRYVQRAVFLPHGLPGHLYWASVAPFHAVVFGGMARNIARGAERPGPR; translated from the coding sequence GTGAGATGCCTCGTCACCGGCGCCACCGGTTACATCGGCGGCCGCCTCGCGCCCCGGCTGCTGGCCGACGGGCACACCGTGCGCTGCCTGGCCCGCAAGGCCGGGCGGCTGCGCGACGTGCCCTGGGTGTCCCGGGCCGAGATCGCCGAGGGGGACCTGCGCCGACCGGAGACGCTGCCGGCCGCGTTCGAGGGCGTGGACGTGGCCTACTACCTGGTCCACTCCCTCGGCCAGCGGGGCTTCGAGGCGGCCGACCGGGAGGCCGCGATCAACTTCGCCACGGCGGCCCGCGCCGCGGGCGTACGCCGGATCGTCTACCTGGGTGGGCCGGAGCCGGCGGCGGACGAGAAGGTCCCGTCGCCGCACCTGCGGTCCCGCGCGGAGGTCGGCCGGATCCTCCTGGACAGCGGGGTGCCGACGGCCGTGCTGCGGGCCGCGGTGATCATCGGCTCGGGCTCGGCCTCGTTCGAGATGCTGCGGCATCTGACCGAGCGGCTGCCGGCGATGGTCACCCCGCGCTGGGTGCGCAACCGGATCCAGCCGATCGCCGTCCGCGACGTGCTGCGCTACCTGGCCGGCTGCGCCGACCTGCCGCCCGACGTGAACCGGGGGTTCGACATCGGCGGCCCGGAGGTGCTCACCTTCGAGCAGATGATGCAGCGGTACGCGCGGGTCGCCAGGCTGCGCCGGCGGGTCATCCTGCGGGTGCGGCCGCTGACCCCGTCGCTGTCCTCGCACTGGGTCGGCTGGGTGACGCCGGTGCCGAACGCGATCGCCCGGCCGCTGGTGGAGAGCCTGGTCCACGAGGCCGTGGCCCACGAGCACGACATCGCCCGGTACGTGCCCGACCCACCCGGTGGGCTGACCGGCTTCGACGAGGCGGTCGCGCTGGCGCTGGCCAAGGTGCGCGACGGCCGGGTCGAGACCCGATGGTCGACCGCGAGCGGGCCGGACGCCCCGGCCGAGCCGCTGCCCAGCGATCCGCAGTGGTCCGGCGGGACGGCGTACACCGATGTGCGGGAACGGGCGGTGGGCGCCCCCGCGGCGGCCCTGTGGCGGGTCGTCGAGGGGGTCGGCGGCGAGCACGGCTGGTACTCGTTCCCGCTGGCCTGGTCGGTGCGGGGCTGGCTGGACCGGCTCATCGGCGGGGTGGGGCTGCGCCGGGGCCGGCGCGACCCGCACCACCTCCAGGTCGGCGAGGCGCTGGACTTCTGGCGGGTCGAGGAGATCGTGCCCGGTGAGCTGCTGCGGCTGCGCGCCGAGATGCGGCTGCCCGGCCGCGCCTGGCTGGAGATGCGCGTCGAGCCGGCCGGCGACGGCCGCAGCCGGTACGTCCAGCGCGCCGTCTTCCTCCCCCACGGCCTCCCCGGTCACCTCTACTGGGCCTCGGTCGCCCCGTTCCACGCCGTCGTCTTCGGCGGCATGGCCCGCAACATCGCCCGCGGCGCCGAGCGGCCCGGCCCCCGCTGA
- a CDS encoding transglycosylase domain-containing protein: protein MNRAHLDKLFTVLLAGVLAGLALAAAALPAALVFGLGFKNLMPYAALPESLKSPQPAQRSNLYASDGRTLITSFYTEDRVDVPIGEVAPVMRQAIVAAEDVRFYQHHGVDVRGVARAFTANRREGTRQGASTLTMQYVRNALAGDPRLTEEQRARATEITVGRKIREMRYALALERRVSKDEILGRYLNIAYFGAGAYGIAAASKRYFSTTPDKLTLAQSALLAGLVRSPDTDDPINGDADSALGRRAYVLDRMVETGQVTEADAARARAEQLNLKPSATPNDCTAVPAAHNDWGFFCDWFTQWWNAQPAFGNTADERQRTLRRGGWSIVTSLDADVQAKATEQVQRIYPNTNQRAAPTAVVQPGTGRVLAMAVNRAYSVAPNPTAGQNYPNTVNQLVAGGAGIEGYQAGSTFKLFAVLAALESGLPLSTEFDAPSVFVTRYPIDGGPASCAGHWCPENANPTWMDGDRTMWDAFGRSVNTYFAWLTERVGADRVVEMAQRLGIVFRSPEDAKLARDGAKNWGPFTLGVSSTTPLDLANAYATVAAEGTWCRPTPITSISDPTGRKVAAGDPDCRQVLDTEVARAAADAARCPVGDQSMYRRCDGGTAEELQPGLRRPLAGKTGSSERNATETVVAFTPQLSVATIAANPDNPRDAVGGGVQVRQIEAVGRLLAWALRDQPVLDFVPPSQTVAFERTSPRTGN from the coding sequence ATGAACCGGGCCCATCTCGACAAGCTGTTCACCGTCCTGCTCGCCGGCGTACTCGCCGGGCTGGCCCTGGCCGCTGCCGCGCTGCCGGCCGCGCTGGTCTTCGGGCTCGGCTTCAAGAACCTCATGCCCTACGCCGCGCTGCCGGAGTCGCTGAAATCGCCGCAGCCGGCCCAGCGTTCCAACCTCTACGCCAGCGACGGCCGCACGCTGATCACCTCGTTCTACACCGAGGACCGGGTGGACGTGCCGATCGGGGAGGTGGCGCCGGTGATGCGGCAGGCCATCGTGGCCGCCGAGGACGTCCGGTTCTACCAGCACCACGGCGTCGACGTGCGCGGGGTGGCGCGGGCCTTCACGGCCAACCGGCGGGAGGGCACCCGGCAGGGCGCGTCCACGCTGACCATGCAGTACGTGCGCAACGCGCTGGCCGGTGACCCCCGGCTCACCGAGGAGCAGCGGGCCAGGGCCACCGAGATCACCGTCGGCCGCAAGATCCGCGAGATGCGGTACGCGCTGGCCCTGGAGCGCCGGGTCAGCAAGGACGAGATCCTCGGGCGCTACCTGAACATCGCCTACTTCGGCGCCGGCGCGTACGGCATCGCGGCGGCCAGCAAGCGCTACTTCTCCACCACGCCCGACAAGCTCACCCTGGCCCAGTCGGCGCTGCTCGCCGGGCTGGTCCGCTCACCCGACACCGACGACCCGATCAACGGCGACGCCGACTCGGCGCTGGGCCGCCGGGCGTACGTGCTGGACCGGATGGTCGAGACCGGCCAGGTGACCGAGGCGGACGCCGCCCGGGCCCGGGCCGAGCAGCTCAACCTCAAGCCCAGCGCCACCCCCAACGACTGCACCGCGGTGCCCGCCGCGCACAACGACTGGGGCTTCTTCTGCGACTGGTTCACCCAGTGGTGGAACGCCCAGCCCGCCTTCGGCAACACGGCCGACGAGCGGCAGCGCACGCTGCGCCGGGGCGGCTGGTCGATCGTCACCTCGCTCGACGCCGACGTGCAGGCCAAGGCCACCGAGCAGGTGCAGCGGATCTATCCGAACACCAACCAGCGAGCCGCGCCGACCGCGGTGGTGCAGCCGGGCACCGGCCGGGTGCTGGCCATGGCGGTGAACCGCGCCTACAGCGTGGCCCCGAACCCGACCGCCGGGCAGAACTACCCGAACACGGTCAACCAGCTGGTCGCCGGCGGCGCGGGCATCGAGGGCTACCAGGCCGGCTCGACGTTCAAGCTCTTCGCCGTCCTGGCCGCGCTGGAGTCCGGCCTGCCGCTGAGCACCGAGTTCGACGCGCCCAGCGTCTTCGTCACCAGGTACCCGATCGACGGTGGCCCGGCGAGCTGCGCCGGGCACTGGTGCCCGGAGAACGCCAACCCGACGTGGATGGACGGCGACCGCACCATGTGGGACGCGTTCGGCCGTTCGGTGAACACCTACTTCGCCTGGCTGACCGAGCGGGTCGGCGCGGACCGGGTGGTGGAGATGGCCCAGCGGCTGGGCATCGTGTTCCGCTCGCCGGAGGACGCCAAGCTGGCCCGGGACGGCGCGAAGAACTGGGGGCCGTTCACCCTCGGGGTCTCCTCCACCACCCCGCTCGACCTGGCCAACGCGTACGCCACGGTGGCCGCCGAGGGCACCTGGTGCCGGCCCACCCCGATCACCTCGATCAGCGACCCGACCGGCCGGAAGGTGGCCGCCGGCGACCCGGACTGCCGGCAGGTGCTCGACACCGAGGTGGCCCGGGCGGCGGCGGACGCGGCCCGCTGCCCGGTCGGTGACCAGTCGATGTACCGCCGCTGCGACGGCGGCACCGCCGAGGAGCTCCAGCCCGGGCTGCGCCGGCCGCTGGCCGGCAAGACCGGCAGTTCCGAGCGGAACGCCACGGAGACCGTGGTCGCGTTCACGCCGCAGCTCTCCGTGGCCACCATCGCCGCGAACCCGGACAACCCGCGGGACGCCGTGGGCGGCGGGGTCCAGGTCCGCCAGATCGAGGCCGTGGGCCGCCTTCTCGCGTGGGCCCTGCGGGACCAGCCCGTCCTGGACTTCGTCCCGCCGAGCCAGACGGTGGCCTTCGAGCGCACCAGCCCGCGCACCGGCAACTGA